In Zerene cesonia ecotype Mississippi chromosome 18, Zerene_cesonia_1.1, whole genome shotgun sequence, the following are encoded in one genomic region:
- the LOC119833761 gene encoding bursicon, with protein sequence MFNVKYFCSCLILLSACYLHEKKVDGQEVQLPPGQECQMTPVIHVLQHPGCVPKPIPSYACIGKCTSYVQVSGSKIWQMERSCNCCQESGEREATVILFCPKAKSEEKRFRKVTTKAPLECMCRPCGSIEESAIIPQEIAGYADDSLLSSQFRKNF encoded by the exons atgttcaatgtAAAATACTTTTGCTCTTGCTTAATTCTACTCTCAGCTTGCTACTTACACGAAAAAAAAGTTGATGGTCAAGAAGTCCAACTGCCACCAg gaCAAGAGTGTCAAATGACACCGGTTATACATGTATTGCAGCATCCTGGTTGCGTTCCCAAGCCGATTCCTTCATATGCTTGTATAGGAAAGTGTACGAGCTATGTACAG GTATCTGGAAGCAAAATTTGGCAAATGGAAAGGTCGTGCAATTGTTGCCAAGAGTCCGGAGAACGAGAAGCGACTGTCATTCTTTTCTGTCCCAAAGCTAAGAGCGAAGAAAAAAGGTTTAGAAAG gtCACTACGAAGGCACCCCTAGAATGCATGTGCCGTCCATGTGGAAGTATCGAAGAAAGCGCTATTATTCCACAAGAAATTGCCGGCTACGCTGATGACTCTCTTTTAAGTAGTCAATTCAGAAAAAACTTCTAA
- the LOC119833763 gene encoding partner of bursicon gives MAFPSYKYAIFILEIILLTVINCYAEENCETIPSEIHVTKEEYDDMGSLIRSCSGEVSVNKCEGICNSQVQPSVVTPTGFLKECFCCKENYLRERLVTLTHCYDPDGLRFVDEDRAVMEVRLREPAECKCYKCGDFSR, from the exons atggctTTTCCTTCGTACAAATatgccatttttattttagaaattattttactaacagttataaattgttatgcaGAAGAAAATTGTGAGACTATACCTTCAGAAATACACGTGACGAAag agGAATACGACGACATGGGAAGTCTAATAAGATCGTGCAGTGGTGAAGTAAGCGtaaataaatgcgaaggtATATGCAACAGTCAAGTTCAACCATCGGTTGTTACGCCTACAGGTTTTTTGAAG GAATGTTTTTGCTGCAAGGAGAATTACTTAAGAGAACGCTTAGTCACTTTGACTCACTGTTACGATCCTGATGGCCTCCGCTTCGTAGACGAAGATCGTGCAGTCATGGAGGTACGGCTTCGGGAACCAGCAGAAtgcaaatgttataaatgtggaGATTTCAgtcgataa
- the LOC119833760 gene encoding CAAX prenyl protease 1 homolog produces the protein MFNEDLLLLLILVFIWAEYLWEQYLSLRQLKIYKTNNTIPEDLKEMLNEDSFKKARVYGIDKSQFKIVKEFYSIALTTIILYNRWVYTAWAKSENIAAIFSISADQEILVSCIFMTFVTLFNFLVNLPFTIYATFVLEEKHGFNKQTIGFFIKDQMKSLALSLVITLPIISVAIYIIMLGGNMFIVWLWLFTTVVSLFLLTIYPSVIAPIFDKFEPLPDGSLRSGIESLASKLSFPLSQIYILEGSKRSVHSNAYFSGLFGEKRIVLFDTLLEKHDETKNVTTGCTDSEILGVLAHELGHWKCSHIYKSIALTEVNLLLLFTAFGLLFKNSLLYTTLGFSSGQEPIIIGLIVVLQLILAPYNSLLSYFATALSRKFEFEADNFAVGLNYANELKSSLIKLGKDNLDYPIYDKLYSAWYHSHPTLLHRIENIKKQALHSKKE, from the exons ATGTTTAATGAAGATTTGTTATTACTTCTAATTCTTGTGTTTATATGGGCTGAATACCTATGGGAGCAGTACCTATCCTTGCGTcag ctaaaaatatataaaacaaacaatactaTACCTgaagatttaaaagaaatgctTAATGAAGATTCATTCAAGAAAGCTCGTGTATATGGTATTGATAAatctcaatttaaaattgttaaggAGTTTTATAGTATAGCATTAACCACCATAATCCTGTACAATAGATGGGTTTACACAGCTTGGGCTAAATCTGAAAATATTGCAGCTATTTTCAGTATTAGTGCAGACCAAGAAATTCTTGTAAGTTGCATATTCATGACATTTGTAACACTGTTCAATTTTCTTGTGAATTTACCTTTTACTATTTATGCAACATTTGTACTTGAGGAGAAGCATggttttaacaaacaaactattggGTTCTTTATTAAGGATCAAATGAAGAGTTTAGCACTGAGTTTAGTTATAACATTACCTATTATTTCAGTtgctatatacataataatgttgGGAGGCAATATGTTCATTGTCTGGCTGTGGCTATTCACTACAGTTGTATCTTTGTTCTTGCTTACAATATATCCATCAGTGATAGCTCccatatttgataaatttgagCCTCTACCTGATGGTTCCCTTAGATCTGGAATTGAAAGTTTGGCTTCGAAACTGTCATTCCCACTGTCTCAGATATACATACTTGAAGGTTCCAAACGTTCAGTCCACAGTAATGCATACTTCAGTGGTCTATTTGGTGAGAAAagaatagttttatttgaCACTTTGCTTGAAAAGCATGATGAgacaaaaaatgttacaacAGGTTGTACGGACAGTGAGATATTGGGTGTTTTAGCTCATGAACTGGGTCACTGGAAATGtagtcatatttataaatcaatagcTCTTACTGAAGTTAATCTCTTGTTATTATTCACTGCTTTTGGATTACTTTTTAAGAATTCTCTTTTATACACAACATTAGGTTTCTCTTCTGGTCAAGAACCTATCATAATAGGCTTAATTGTGGTTTTACAATTGATTCTAGCTCCGTACAATTCCCTTTTATCATACTTTGCTACAGCACTTTCTCGTAAGTTCGAATTTGAAGCGGATAACTTTGCCGTAGGcttaaattatgcaaatgaATTGAAATCTTCGCTTATTAAGTTAGGGAAGGACAATTTAGACTATCCCATCTATGACAAACTGTATTCTGCTTGGTATCATTCACATCCAACTCTATTGCatagaatagaaaacataAAGAAGCAAGCTTTGCATAGTAAGAAAGAATAG
- the LOC119834084 gene encoding organic cation transporter protein-like: MNLQKPKVTKQGNDPLDNITFKILGDFGKWQLKISILMALLKLPMAWYQLNILFLAPPQNFWCAKPNICSRYSEEEWRDICSPRNQEHPCLIFDPDILAVAPLIDRSLVPLVHCKQFVYDTSIFSRTITSEWNLVCSEHWLIHFTQAVMMWGTVVGGILFPMWGDKYGRKNPLMFGILLQFVAGFLTCIVRQYWIFMIFWFILAVATGGLGIISFVVCMEVVGGKWRTIIPVFYQLPFGLGNTVLALLAYWIRDWRYLEFALACLTSLFVLYYFAMEESPRWLLATGQLEKACVVLETAARFNGRENEFKNAKRTLLKVGTKNIHNPGFFAFIKSRNMRTKTLLLSVNWFCTGLAFFTFSQYLGYIATNLYLMIFLSGLIALPGCMLCLFIIMRYGRKTTVWIFQIITSTCFLTILIIPKEMYANDWPRLIVAGVGFASLSGTVPALYLYSGELFPTLGRNAGVGGVTTFARIASMIAPGVVSLDEVIADLPLIILAVMSFCQLALLVPLPETKDHPLPDTLEEAEHFSKLVCIEENENHGKEKKTAGNA; the protein is encoded by the exons ATGAACCTACAAAAG CCAAAAGTTACGAAACAAGGTAACGATCCATTagataatataacttttaaaatattgggtGATTTCGGAAAATGGCAAttgaaaataagtattttgatGGCTTTACTAAAGCTACCGATGGCGTGGTATcaactaaatattttgtttcttgcGCCTCCACAAAATTTTTGGTGTGCAAAACCAAACATTTGTAGTCGATATTCAGAGGAGGAATGGCGTGACATTTGTTCACCA CGTAATCAAGAGCATCCATGTCTTATTTTTGATCCGGATATACTTGCTGTGGCCCCCTTAATTGATAGATCCCTGGTTCCTCTGGTGCATTGTAAGCAATTCGTGTACGATACATCTATATTCAGTAGAACTATAACATCAGAATGGAATTTAGTATGTTCTGAGCATTGGTTAATACAC TTCACTCAAGCGGTTATGATGTGGGGTACTGTTGTTGGTGGGATATTATTTCCGATGTGGGGTGATAAATATGGCCGAAAGAATCCACTCATGTTTGGTATTCTTTTGCAATTTGTTGCCGGCTTCTTAACTTGCATTGTGAGGCAGTACtggatttttatgatattctgGTTCATTTTGGCCGTGGCGACTGGTGGATTAGGGATTATTTCATTTGTCGTGTGCATGgag GTCGTAGGCGGTAAATGGCGAacaattattccagttttctaTCAACTACCTTTTGGACTGGGTAACACTGTTTTAGCATTACTTGCATATTGGATACGGGATTGGCGATATTTGGAATTTGCATTGGCTTGCCTTACTTCCCTGTTCGTTTTGTACTATTTTGCAATGGAAGAGTCGCCACGATGGTTGCTAGCTACAGGGCAGCTAGAAAAGGCTTGTG TCGTACTTGAAACGGCCGCAAGGTTTAATGGCAgagaaaatgaatttaaaaacgcAAAGCGCACTCTTCTTAAAGTAGGAACTAAGAATATACATAATCCAGGttttttcgcttttataaaatCGAGGAACATGAGAACGAAAACTTTACTTTTATCCGTAAATTG gTTCTGCACTGGTCTAGCCTTCTTCACATTCTCGCAATACCTGGGTTACATAGCTACAAACCTGTAccttatgatttttttaagcgGTCTTATTGCTCTACCTGGGTGTATGTTATgcctctttataataatgagaTATGGACGTAAAACAACTGTTtggatatttcaaataataacatcaaCTTGTTTCTTGACTATTCTGATCATACCAAAGGAAATGTATGCCAATGATTGGCCTCGATTAATTGTAGCTGGCGTCGGGTTCGCTAGTTTATCG GGTACAGTACCAGCTCTATATTTGTACTCTGGGGAATTATTTCCGACACTTGGCCGGAATGCGGGTGTTGGAGGTGTGACAACCTTCGCTCGAATCGCTTCAATGATAGCCCCGGGGGTGGTCAGCCTGGATGAGGTTATAGCTGATTTACCGCTTATTATACTTGCTGTGATGTCGTTTTGTCAATTGGCACTGCTCGTGCCCTTGCCAGAAACTAAGGATCATCCATTACCAGACACATTGGAGGAAGCGGaacatttttctaaattagtATGTATCGAA gaaaACGAAAATCAtggaaaagaaaagaaaacagCTGGAAAtgcataa